In Sphingobacteriaceae bacterium, the following proteins share a genomic window:
- a CDS encoding NUDIX hydrolase codes for MKQSAGILLYKLVQQKLQVLLVHPGGPFFQKKDLGSWTVPKGEFDSTEHAIDAARREFFEETGQEVKGNEIPLKNITQKGGKTVYCFAVEGEFDVRKLKSNTFEMEWPPRSGKKKEFPEVDRAEWFAAEQAMEKIIEAQKAFIVELHTLLNLNR; via the coding sequence ATGAAACAAAGCGCCGGAATACTTCTTTATAAATTAGTTCAGCAAAAGCTACAGGTTTTATTGGTGCATCCTGGCGGACCATTTTTCCAAAAAAAAGACCTTGGTTCCTGGACCGTTCCTAAAGGAGAATTTGATTCTACAGAACACGCTATAGACGCTGCCAGGCGTGAGTTTTTTGAGGAGACCGGACAAGAGGTGAAGGGCAATGAAATTCCTTTAAAAAATATCACACAGAAAGGTGGAAAAACTGTATACTGTTTTGCTGTAGAAGGGGAGTTCGACGTTAGAAAATTAAAGAGTAATACTTTTGAAATGGAATGGCCGCCTCGTTCTGGTAAGAAAAAAGAATTTCCTGAAGTTGACAGAGCAGAATGGTTTGCAGCAGAGCAGGCAATGGAAAAAATAATAGAGGCGCAAAAAGCCTTTATTGTTGAGTTGCATACCTTACTCAATTTAAATAGATAA
- a CDS encoding peptidoglycan peptidase, translating into MRHLFLFLFSGMLLSGFLAAQSPKSALKNGDMIFLVNPSGQGKAIQLATHSKYTHIGIVFIENGKAFVYHAVEPVTKSTLEEFVAMSADKTYEVKRLKNQSVLTPAAIETLRKAAIKDLGKHYDLGFSWDDDKLYCSEYVWKLYKRSLNLDIGSLKPLKSFDLSHPAVKAKLHERYGNEIPLNENMISPGDMFSSELVE; encoded by the coding sequence ATGCGCCATTTATTTTTGTTTCTGTTCAGTGGTATGTTACTCTCCGGTTTTTTAGCAGCGCAGAGCCCGAAGTCCGCACTGAAAAATGGGGATATGATCTTCCTGGTAAATCCATCCGGACAAGGAAAAGCCATTCAACTGGCAACACATTCCAAATACACGCATATAGGCATTGTTTTTATTGAAAATGGTAAGGCATTTGTTTATCATGCTGTAGAACCTGTTACTAAAAGTACACTCGAAGAATTTGTTGCCATGAGTGCAGATAAAACTTACGAAGTAAAAAGATTAAAAAATCAGAGTGTTTTAACTCCTGCTGCAATTGAAACTCTGCGTAAGGCTGCTATCAAAGATCTGGGTAAACACTACGATTTAGGGTTTAGTTGGGATGATGATAAGTTATATTGCTCGGAATATGTATGGAAATTATATAAACGTAGTTTAAATTTGGATATCGGATCTTTGAAGCCTTTGAAATCATTTGATTTAAGCCACCCGGCGGTAAAGGCGAAATTGCACGAGCGTTATGGAAACGAAATTCCTTTAAATGAAAATATGATTTCGCCAGGTGATATGTTTAGTTCTGAATTAGTCGAATAA
- a CDS encoding glyoxalase has protein sequence MEKSKVIPHNYHSIVAYLNIKGADKAIEYYKKAFGAKEKGRLMMGDKVGHAELEIGDSIIMVAEEMADWGNKSPQSLGGSPVGICLYVDDVDAVFKKAVDAGGKVENGMEVKDQFYGDRSGNLIDPFGHKWVVCTHIEDVSYDEMQKRMDKMMSEQK, from the coding sequence ATGGAAAAATCAAAAGTAATTCCTCACAATTATCACAGCATTGTTGCTTATTTAAATATAAAAGGTGCTGATAAAGCTATAGAGTATTATAAAAAAGCATTCGGGGCAAAAGAAAAAGGGCGTCTAATGATGGGTGATAAAGTTGGTCATGCAGAACTGGAAATAGGGGACTCTATTATTATGGTGGCAGAAGAGATGGCTGATTGGGGCAACAAGAGTCCACAGTCTCTGGGAGGATCTCCTGTTGGAATTTGTTTATACGTTGATGATGTAGATGCAGTGTTTAAAAAAGCTGTTGATGCTGGAGGAAAAGTGGAGAATGGTATGGAAGTAAAGGATCAGTTTTACGGAGATCGCTCAGGGAATTTGATAGATCCCTTCGGACACAAATGGGTAGTATGTACACACATTGAAGATGTGTCTTATGATGAGATGCAAAAACGTATGGACAAAATGATGTCGGAACAAAAATAA